The DNA region CGCGCTCGCCACTCTCGACTTCGTATTGCAGGGTGTTGTGCGGCGTGGATGCCTCGCGCGTTTCCGTGGGCAGAAACGACTCGGGCAGGCCACCTTCTGCCGAAGTAAATTCAGGCTGACTTTCGGCACGGTCCGATTCCTTCCGTGCCTGCTGCAAACGAATGCGGTTGCTTTCGGCCAACAGGGCGTCTTCTTCCACCTCCAGCATGTTGCTGACCTGCCGGAACAATACCGAACGTTTGATCGGATCGTGGATACGCGTAATGCTTTCTACCATTTCCCGGATCACCTCCGCCTTCCGGAACGGGTCATGCGTGTCGGCCGCCAGCAAGGAGGCTTTGAAGGTGATGAAGTCGACGGTACTCTTCTGAAGGTACTCCTTGAACGCCGCATTTCCCACGCGGCGCAGGTAACTGTCGGGGTCGTCGCCATTGGGGAAGTTGACCACCCGCACGTTCAGACCCGCTTCCAGAATCATGTCGATCCCGCGCAGCGAAGCTTTGATCCCGGCCGGATCGCCGTCGTACAACACCGTGATATTCTGCGTGTAGCGGGAAATCAGGCGGATTTGCTCTTCGGTCAGCGACGTTCCCGACGAGGCTACCGCATTGGATACGCCCGCCTGGTGCATGGAAATGACGTCGGTATAGCCTTCCACCAGATAGCAAACGTCGTGCTGCCGGATGGCCTGCTTGGCCTGGTAGAGCCCGTACAGCACTTTGCTTTTGTTGTAAACCTCGGTTTCCGGCGAGTTCAGGTACTTGGGCTGTGCGCCGCCAGGTTTAGAAGGATCGGTACGGAGAATGCGCGCGCCGAAGGCAATGACTTTGCCCGAGACGTTATGGATCGGGAAGATGACCCGCCCGCGAAAACGGTCGTAACGCTTGTTTTCATCTTTGCGGATGGTCAGGCCAGCCTTTTCGAGCAATTCTAGCTGGTAACCTTTCTTCAGGGCCGCATCTGTAAACGCGCTCCAGGCCTCCAGACTGTAGCCGAGGTCGAATGCTTCCAGGGTCGCTTCGGTAAAACCACGCTCCCGGAAATAACTCAGCCCGATGGACCGCCCTTCCTCGTGGTTTTTCAGTGTTTCCTGGTAATAGCGCGCAGCGAATCCCAGCACGATCATCAGGCTCTCGCGTTCGTTTTGGGCCTGACGCGCCTCGTCGGTCTGCTCTTCTTCTTCGGGAATGTCGATGTGGTACTTCTTCGCCAGAAAGCGAATGGCCTCGGGGTAGGTGAGGCTCTCGATTTCCATCACGAAGCTGATGGGGTCGCCGGCTTTGCCGCATCCGAAGCACTTGTAGATGCCTTTGGCGGGCGAAACTGCGAACGAGGGCGTCTTCTCCTGATGGAAAGGACAGCAGGCAATCCAGTTGCTGCCGCGTTTCTTAAGCGAAACGAAGTCGGAAACAACTTCCAGCACGTCGGCAGTTTGCCGAACCTGTTCAATAATCGCGGGAGAAATCATAACTGCCAAAAGCCTCGAACGAAAGCAAAGATACGCGATCGCCCGAAGCTTTTGGCAGAGAATATCAGGATCAGGCTCCGATGGCCATCGGTTCGAGAAGTGTCAGGTCGTAGCTGGTCACTTTCCCGGTTTTGCTGTCAGTTTTCAAGTGGACGCGGAACCCGTGGTACTCGCACCAGCGCCGGAAACGACGTTGAATAAAGTCGAGATCACTCATGGTTAGTGCACCCTTCTTTAAGCCGAAAATTCCATTGATTACGTCGGCACCCACGGAAGCATACCCCAGGGTTACGATATCGTCCATCAGGTAGTGCTTGAAATCCAAGCTCGTCACGATATTGATGATGGCTGTAGGCTGTGCGGTCATGTATACGTGCTCTCTCATGGCATTTTCATTTATACGTGAAAAAGTTTTGTGATGTAAAGATAGATTCTCGTAACAATAAATACAAGAAAAATATTGAAAAGTTTGTTATTTGTTACCAGCTAAGGTTTACGGCGTAGATGAAGCTTTTTTACATGTTATCGCTCTATAGCCACACAATGCCCTTATTTCTACGAACCAAAGCTAAAGAGATTCGCATTAATAATAATTATTTCAATAAAAATTATTATTAACATTACACACATGACGTAAGAACGAAGGAAAAGGTTGCCCCCTTGGGAGAAAAAGTTGAGGGCACGAGTCCGCATAGCCTCAGGCAGGCCAGGAGAGGTAGAAAGAGGTAGAATTAGAAACAGAGCGCGGCGGCTCCTAGCAACCCCGCATCGTTCCCGAGGCGCGCCCGCCGAATGACCAAAGGTTCCAGGTAGTAGGGCGTCAAATAGTGGCGCATGATTTTCATGATGCCCGGCAGGATAAACTCGAACGTAGCCGACAACCCACCGCCAACTAAGATGGTCTTGATATCCAGGAGCCGGATGGCACTGACCAACCCTTCGCCCAAAATCTCGCCGACCTCCTGCAACACATGCAGCGCCAATACATCGCCTTGCTCGGCCGCCGTGATCAGTTTGCGTCCCGTAATGGGTTCGTCTTTGTGGGCCACAATCCGGGTTTTTCCCCAGTAATCGTTAAGCATGGCCTCGGCCATGTTGACAATGCCGCGCTTCCCAATGTTGCTTTCCAGGCGCCGCTCGAAACGCGATACCACATGCCCAATCTCCATACTGTTGCCATCGCCACCGATAAAGATCTTGCGGTCGATGATGGCCGCACCGCCCACACCGGTGCCTAACGTGACGAACAGGTAATCTTCAGGCATCGCTTCTCCCGAGAAATAATACTCTCCCAAGGCCGCCGCATTGGCATCGTTTTCCAGCCAGAACGAAAGGGTCGGGAATTGCTGCTCCAGGTAAGCGGCAAGTGCCACGCCATTCAGCTCCGGAATGTTAGGAAACTCCAGTCCTGTCCGCCGGTCTTTTGTCAACGTTCCCGGAATACCGATGCCCACTCCGGCTACCGGTGGGACCTGCTGTAGGTAAGCGGCAATGGCTTCGGCTAATCGTGCTTCAAAAGGACCATCCGTACGCCAAGTGAGGGTGGTGTAAGTCAGGCGGTGTTTTATGTTTCCCTGGGGGTCGATCAACCCCATTTTAACGTTGGTGCCACCGATGTCGATGCCGAGGTAAATGCTCATTATCAGGTTGTTCTCGTTGTGAGAGGCTAAAATAAAGCACCTCTTGCGTACACCCCAAGCGTTTGCTGCTTTCTCTGTGAAATAGGTACGTGGGAAAGATCGGCGCATGGGCTGCGAACGGCAAGTGCAGCACTTCGAGTAGTTTCGTTTTTCAATTGATTAACCATCCAATTTCTTCATGCAGTTCGAAAAGTTTCGCGCGTATTGCCTGGACAAACCGGGAGCACACGAAGAGCAGCCGTTGGGCAACGACTCGTTTTATTACAAGCTTGGTGATATGGTTTTTGCCATTGCCGACAAAGGAGAGGAATACCGCCTCACGCTGAAGTGTGATCCACAGCAGGCCATCGATCTACGCAACACGCACGCGTGCGTCAAACCCGGCTACCACATCAACAAAGAACACTGGAACACGTTTTTGATGGAAGCCGTCGAGGAATTACCCCTATCTCCCTGGATCGACCAAGCGTACGACCTGACACTCAGCAAACTAAGCAAGAAGAAAAGAGAGCGTTTGGGCCTTAGTGCCTGACGGGTCCACGCTTTTGCCATTACCTTTGTCTGAATATTGATGGTCTCTACTCCTCCCATGCAACTCCATAAACATTACCCGCTCAAAGCACTGAATACCTTCGGGATCGAAGCCTACGCTGCCTATTTCGCGGTGGTGCGCGACGTGCCGACGTTGCAAGAATTGCTGCGCGATGAAACGTTACGCAACCTGCCTCTACTGATTTTAGGAGGCGGCAGCAACCTTCTCTTTACCCAGGAAGTGTTCGAGGGGCTGGTCCTTAAAATGGAGATTGGGGGCATTACGGAAGTAAAACAGGACGAAGAGCACGTCTGGCTGAAAGCCGGTGCCGGAGAACGGTGGCACGAAGTGGTGATGCGCACCATCGAACTAGGGCTATCGGGCATCGAAAATCTATCCCTAATCCCCGGTACGGTGGGGGCGGCGCCCATGCAAAACATCGGGGCGTATGGAGTGGAAATCAAAGAAGTATTCGAAAGCCTGGAAGCGGTACGCATTGCCGACGGTAGCCTGCATCAGTTCGATGCAGAAGCTTGTCGTTTTGGGTACCGGGAAAGCATCTTTAAAAACGAGGCGAAGGGTCAGTACATCATCACCTCGGTGACCATGCGCTTGAATCGACAGCCCGTTTACAATGTGTCGTACGGCGCTATCAAAGATACGCTCTCCGAAATGGGAGTCGATGCCTTATCGGTACGCGCTGTTTCTGAGGCCGTCATCCAGATTCGTCAGAGTAAACTTCCCGACCCGGTTCAGATCGGGAATGCGGGCAGTTTCTTCAAAAACCCGGAAATTGACGAAGCAGATTTTTTGCGTTTGCAGCAGCAATATCCCCAAGTGCCGCACTACCCCACCACACCCGGGCGCGTAAAAGTGCCGGCCGGGTGGCTCATCGATCAGTGCGGTTGGAAGGGACGCCGTCTCGGTAACGTAGGCGTTCACGACAAACAAGCGCTGGTACTGGTCAACCTGGGTGGGGCGAAAGGTTCGGAGGTCAAAGCCTTAGCCGAACAGATCCAGCAATCGGTCCAGGAACGGTTTGGCATCGCCCTGACCCCCGAAGTCAACTTTATATAAGGGCGCGACGACTAGTTAGAAACGCTAGCGGCCGATTGCGCACGCGCCTGCTGCGTAACAAACTGCCTGTACGTGTTGGTTTCTTCCAGGAATCTTTCTTCCACCAGCTGATCGATCTTTTCCAGTTGCCGGGAGCCGGGCCGCTTCAGGTCACGCGCTTCGCCACTCTCCAAAGCCTGTAAGTACGCTTTGTACTCGGTCGAACCACCCGCATAGTTTCCCCGCTCTACCGCACGAAGGCATTTTTCGTGAAACTTCCGATCGAACTTGTAGTGCAGCAACACCGTGCTGACATCGGCGACACGTGCATTGGCACAGAAGTGGGAAGAGTAAAGCACCGGCGACACGCCCTTGGCAGGATAAATCAGCGGATGCTTAGTCAGGTTGGGATGCACGCCAAAAATGGTCTCGCGTACCCCACCCCAATGGTACCTGATGGCTTCGTTCGAAGGCGTACAGTTAAAATACGGAACGTAGGGCTCTTGCGTCAGGTCCGTATTGTTATACCAATTGCTCTTGCGCGCAAATTCAGATCCATCTTTCGGCCACGTATCCGGGTCGCCCTCCGGAAACATGTCGAGCATGTGGCTCACGACCGCTGTATACTGATGCTGGTTGAGATACGCTAAAAATTGCGAAAGGCTGATCTGGTCGGAACCGGGAAAGTCGAATCGCTCGTCGATGTCCAGCACCAGACACCAGCCCTTCTGGCAAAAACGATCGATCAGATACTGACGAAATGCGTACTTATAGTCTTTGTACGACATTTTGGTCTGCAAAAGCGTTACCTGTGGATGCGCGGAGGCCAGCTCGACCGTACGGTCGACAGAGCCGTTATCCAGCAACACGATGTGACGCACGCCCAACCGGAAATGGTGCTCCAAGAAAGAAGGAATGTGCTCTTCGCTGTCGCGCATCAGCCCGATGACAATCGCATCGGTAGGTGTTGCCTGAAGTTGGAGAGGGCCACTGAGGTGCTGAATATGACGATGTATTTTGGGTCGGTCAATAAAGCGATAGCGAACTTGTTCCCAACCACGTTTCACCTTGCGTCCAGCCGATACTACAAAACCGGGAAGCGCCATAACCAATTATAGTTAAATTTTTATTTGAAATTATTCAATAAAACAAAAGTAGGCGTTTCGGGAGGATTTGTGCTCATCATTCGATGAATACCGGAAAATGGACGGCTGTTTATAACAACAAAAAGACGTACGACTACGCTAGTTTGATTTCATCAGCAGATCTCGGACCATCAATTCCCACTCGGTGCGCAACGGACCCGAGGCGGTGGGCTGTGCAGCACGGCGATACCAGTAGGCAGCGTTACCCAGGTCGCCTTCTTTGCGGTGAAGGTAGGCATGCACCCACGAACCCGCCGCACTTTCGTCATCCTGGGCGATCTGATGCGCCTTTTCCCAATCGTCTTTTCCTTCGTACCACAGGGCTCGAAGGGCGGCCGTTAGTCCTGTAGGGGGAGTAGGCGACTGCAAGGAATGCTGAAATTCTTCGAAATTCATCCTGGTCAAAGATAGCAAAGCTTACTGAACCCGAAGCACTTCCAGCGGAGGCCGTCGCAAGATTCCCCGGTTGCCACTCAGCCCGATTGCGATGGTGAGCAAGGTGATGACCGCACTGGTCGCCAGCACTGGCCAGAAATCAGGCACGAACGGCACTTCGAAAACAAAATACGCAAGGCCCCAACTGGCCAGCAGCGAAAGGCCAACGCCCGACAGCGAAGCCAGCAACCCCAGCATCAGGTATTCGACAACCGTAATGCGGAGGATTTGCCGACGATTAGCCCCGAGGGTGCGCAACAAAACACTTTCGCCCAGTCGCTGAAACCGGCTGACCAACACCGAGCCGGTCAACACAATCAGGCCGGTCAGGATGCTGAACCCTGCCATAAAGCGGATCACAAACGCTATTTTGTCAAGTACATCGCTGAGCGTATCCAAAATTAGCGTCAGGTCTACGACCGAAACGTTCGGAAACTGTTGCACCAGGGCTCGTTGAAACGCAGCGGCCTTCTCTACCGCTGGTGCTGCCACGGCCGCTGCGGGCGAATTCCCAGCCTGCGGCAGGCGGGTCAACAGCACAAAAAACTGCGGAGCGGCTTCCAACACGCCCGTCGGAAAGACCACCAGAAAATTAGTTTGCACCCGATTCCAGTCGATCTCGCGGAAGCTTCCTACCTGCGTCTCGACCCGTCGGCCCTGTACGTCGAACGTCACGGTATCGCCCAGTTCGACACCCATCCGTCGGGCAAATCCTTCTTCGATCGAAATGGCCGGCAGCACGCCCGCCGGGGCAGTTCCTTGCCAAACGCCATCCGTCAGGGTTTCCGAACTGATCAACGAATCGCGGTAGGTAACCCGGTATTCGCGATTGAGCGAACCTTCCGAAACGTCGGCGGTGGTATCGGCCAGAAGCGCTTCCCGCGAACGCCCGTTAATTTCCGCCAGCCGCATGGTCACGATGGGCACTTCTTGCAATACGGGCAGTCCATTGGCGCGCGTCAGTGCGGCAACGGCCTCTCGCTGCGTCGGTTGGATGTCGAACAAGACCATATTAGGCCGTCCGGCTTTCCCCGTAAAGGCCACCTGGCTCAGCAGCAGTTGCTGTGTGAAGTAGAGTGTGGTGATCAGGGCAGTTCCCAATCCTACCGCAATCAGCAACGTCATGGTCTGGTTATTTGGGCGAAACAAACTGGCGAGCCCCTGCCGCCAGACAAAACTCCACCCGACCGGAAAGAACCGACGTGTTAGCCAGATGGTAGCGTACGCCACGCCCGCCAACAGTAGAAAAGCCAGCAAAATTGCTCCTGAAAAGCTAAGTGCTTCCTGCCAGGAGCGCAACTGCCACCACGTGAAGCCAAAGATAAAGAGCCCGATCAGCACATAAACGCCATAGAGCCAGGGGTCGCGCCCGTTTTGAGCAGGTTCGTAGGAAGCACGCAGGGCCAGGAGTGGCGAAACGCGCCGGATGGAGAGGAGAGGAGGCAACGCAAACAGCACCGACACCAGCAATCCGGTCAAGACACCTTCTGCAAAGGCACGACCCGAAACGTCGCTCGTGACCTCGAACATCAAAAAATCCTGCAGTAATTTGGGCAATAGGCTTTGCACACTACTACCGATCGCACTGCCGACCACCGCTCCGAGTAAGCCAATCCCGGCGATCTGAATCAGGTAGATCAGAAAGGCTTGGTTACCAGGCGTGCCCAGGCAGCGCATCACCGCTACGGAAGGCAATTTTTCGCGCACGTACACAAACACAGCGCTCCCCACGCCTACACATCCCAGCAGCAACGCCACGAACGCGACCAGATTCAGGAAACGCGTCAGATCACGAAACCCACGCCCCAGGCTGGCTTTTCGGTCGTCAACGGTTTCAACGTCGACGCGCGCCACTTTCAACTGCGCTTCCAGCGAATCGGCCAATACGGGAATGTCGAGCTGCGTCGCATTGAGTTTGAAAAAATAGCGGTATTTCACGCGGCTGCCCCGCTGCACTAGCCCCGCTTCCTCTAGTTCTGCGCCGGGAATGTAAACCACGGGCGCTACGGTGGCAGTAATTCCCGACTGATCGGGCGCTTTCTGCAAACGTGCCACGATGGGCAACGTCACGGTACCGACGCGCACGCTATCGCCCACCGCCACGCCAAACTGCGACATAACGGTCTGATCGACCAGGGCACCTCGCTGGGCCGCAAAGTCGATTTGGGGCAGGGTTTCAAAATCGCCGTAGAACGGATACTCGCCCGAGAGCGCTCGCACCTGCACCAGCCGGGTACCTTCGGTTTTCGGGAAGTAGACCATCGAAGCAAAGCTGACTTCTTGGGCCACCTTTTGTTCCGGAGCCAGCGCGACGATGGAGTCGACCACATGTTGAAGGGCAGAATCTGGCGCCAGGTTGCGGTCCAGCATCAGGTCGGCACCCAGCAATTCGCGGGCCTGTCGGTCGATATCGCGGCGCAAGTTGTACCCGAACGAGTTGATGGCGACCAGGGCCGCAATGCCCAACACAATCGCCGCCATAAACAAAGCCAACCGCCCGCGATTTTTTCGGCTGTCGCGCCAGGCCATTCGAAAAAGCCAGGAAATCCGCATAGAATATAAGTTTCTGATCTGCCTCAAGGGTCGTTGTGGCCCAAAGCCGGTATCGTTTCGACAGGTATTTCCGTATGAACAAGAAAGTAAAACGAACAAGCTTATGTACGCAAGACCTCTGAATTTAAATAAAGAGCGAATCGATGATTCTGATAGCCAGGAAGTGAAGGAGATCAAAGAGAAGATTAACGAACTGGTAGAAGAATATAACTCGCTCGGTGAAAATTACACAGAAGACGAATTCTTTATGACCGAAGCCAACTTACTAAGCGACCAGATAGGGTTGCACCAGCAAAAGCTGAAAGAGATGGGCGCGAGATAAAAAAAGCCTGGTTCTGAAAAGAGCCAGGCTTTTTTTTAGAAGTCCTTCGTCGGCTATTGCACCTCTTTTTTCAACTTATCCTTAAACACCTTCCGAAATTTTTCCACCTTCGGTTTGATCACAAACTGGCAATAAGGTTGCGATCCATTCAGGTTGAAGTAATTCTGGTGATAATCTTCGGCTTCGTAAAATTCTTTGAACGGCACTATCTCCGTCACGATGGGTTGATCGAACGCGCCTACGTTGTCCAACTCTTTCTTGTAATGCTCTGCCAGCTCTTGCTGCCGGGCGGTATGGTAAAAAATTGCGGAGCGATACTGTGGTCCTACGTCGTTCCCCTGGCGGTTCAGCGTTGTTGGATCGTGGGTTTTGAAGAAGACTTCCAACAGTTCGTCGTACGTGATTTTCGAAGGATCGTAATAGATCTGCGTAACCTCAGCGTGGCCCGTAGTACCGGTGCACACCTGTTTATAGGTAGGATTGGGCACATGCCCGCCCGAATATCCTGATACTACTTTTTCGACCCCGTTGAGGTCCTGAAAGACGGCCTCGGTACACCAGAAACACCCCGACCCAAAGGTGGCGGTATCGACCTGAGCACTCAGAGGTTCGTTTTCTTCGTATAGCGGTTTGGAGTCGACCTTACCCAGGCAGCTGGCCAGAAAGCCCGCGAGTAACGTCAGCAAAGCCCATTTCGTCATCTTCTTTTCGGTTGTATGTGTTACCTGAAAAGTGAAATGCGACTCGGAAGGTTCCCGGAAAAAGAGCAAGTGTCGGCGGCACGACCTAGGATGGCCGCCGCGCGGAGGGCAGGAGGTGCGCTCCCTAATACGTAGCCATGCTGTGATCGACCTGCTTGGCCCAGGCGTCGATGCCCCCCACCAGCGTGTAGAGATTGTCCACCCCGAGGGCATCTTCCATAAAGCGGATGATGTTGGCGCTGCGCAATCCCTGATGGCAATAGAGTACGACGGGTTTGTCGGTGGCTACCCGTTCCAGGTTTACAGGAATGCGGCGCATC from Catalinimonas alkaloidigena includes:
- the dnaG gene encoding DNA primase, whose protein sequence is MISPAIIEQVRQTADVLEVVSDFVSLKKRGSNWIACCPFHQEKTPSFAVSPAKGIYKCFGCGKAGDPISFVMEIESLTYPEAIRFLAKKYHIDIPEEEEQTDEARQAQNERESLMIVLGFAARYYQETLKNHEEGRSIGLSYFRERGFTEATLEAFDLGYSLEAWSAFTDAALKKGYQLELLEKAGLTIRKDENKRYDRFRGRVIFPIHNVSGKVIAFGARILRTDPSKPGGAQPKYLNSPETEVYNKSKVLYGLYQAKQAIRQHDVCYLVEGYTDVISMHQAGVSNAVASSGTSLTEEQIRLISRYTQNITVLYDGDPAGIKASLRGIDMILEAGLNVRVVNFPNGDDPDSYLRRVGNAAFKEYLQKSTVDFITFKASLLAADTHDPFRKAEVIREMVESITRIHDPIKRSVLFRQVSNMLEVEEDALLAESNRIRLQQARKESDRAESQPEFTSAEGGLPESFLPTETREASTPHNTLQYEVESGERELLRLLMGWGNVLFEDGYPAGDHLLEMLADADFTHPVHQKIRQEYAELRNQTQVPDAAFYTQHSDGEIQKLAIHLLVRKEELSDGWWERFKIAIPSETEPKTLLHLMETSVLRYKTSVIRFMTHDVNEKILEAQKSGDVDTELQLMSMHIELKKVERALATSRGNVVIR
- a CDS encoding ROK family protein, which gives rise to MSIYLGIDIGGTNVKMGLIDPQGNIKHRLTYTTLTWRTDGPFEARLAEAIAAYLQQVPPVAGVGIGIPGTLTKDRRTGLEFPNIPELNGVALAAYLEQQFPTLSFWLENDANAAALGEYYFSGEAMPEDYLFVTLGTGVGGAAIIDRKIFIGGDGNSMEIGHVVSRFERRLESNIGKRGIVNMAEAMLNDYWGKTRIVAHKDEPITGRKLITAAEQGDVLALHVLQEVGEILGEGLVSAIRLLDIKTILVGGGLSATFEFILPGIMKIMRHYLTPYYLEPLVIRRARLGNDAGLLGAAALCF
- a CDS encoding MmcQ/YjbR family DNA-binding protein, translating into MQFEKFRAYCLDKPGAHEEQPLGNDSFYYKLGDMVFAIADKGEEYRLTLKCDPQQAIDLRNTHACVKPGYHINKEHWNTFLMEAVEELPLSPWIDQAYDLTLSKLSKKKRERLGLSA
- the murB gene encoding UDP-N-acetylmuramate dehydrogenase, yielding MQLHKHYPLKALNTFGIEAYAAYFAVVRDVPTLQELLRDETLRNLPLLILGGGSNLLFTQEVFEGLVLKMEIGGITEVKQDEEHVWLKAGAGERWHEVVMRTIELGLSGIENLSLIPGTVGAAPMQNIGAYGVEIKEVFESLEAVRIADGSLHQFDAEACRFGYRESIFKNEAKGQYIITSVTMRLNRQPVYNVSYGAIKDTLSEMGVDALSVRAVSEAVIQIRQSKLPDPVQIGNAGSFFKNPEIDEADFLRLQQQYPQVPHYPTTPGRVKVPAGWLIDQCGWKGRRLGNVGVHDKQALVLVNLGGAKGSEVKALAEQIQQSVQERFGIALTPEVNFI
- a CDS encoding glycosyltransferase family 2 protein, whose protein sequence is MALPGFVVSAGRKVKRGWEQVRYRFIDRPKIHRHIQHLSGPLQLQATPTDAIVIGLMRDSEEHIPSFLEHHFRLGVRHIVLLDNGSVDRTVELASAHPQVTLLQTKMSYKDYKYAFRQYLIDRFCQKGWCLVLDIDERFDFPGSDQISLSQFLAYLNQHQYTAVVSHMLDMFPEGDPDTWPKDGSEFARKSNWYNNTDLTQEPYVPYFNCTPSNEAIRYHWGGVRETIFGVHPNLTKHPLIYPAKGVSPVLYSSHFCANARVADVSTVLLHYKFDRKFHEKCLRAVERGNYAGGSTEYKAYLQALESGEARDLKRPGSRQLEKIDQLVEERFLEETNTYRQFVTQQARAQSAASVSN
- a CDS encoding ABC transporter permease — encoded protein: MRISWLFRMAWRDSRKNRGRLALFMAAIVLGIAALVAINSFGYNLRRDIDRQARELLGADLMLDRNLAPDSALQHVVDSIVALAPEQKVAQEVSFASMVYFPKTEGTRLVQVRALSGEYPFYGDFETLPQIDFAAQRGALVDQTVMSQFGVAVGDSVRVGTVTLPIVARLQKAPDQSGITATVAPVVYIPGAELEEAGLVQRGSRVKYRYFFKLNATQLDIPVLADSLEAQLKVARVDVETVDDRKASLGRGFRDLTRFLNLVAFVALLLGCVGVGSAVFVYVREKLPSVAVMRCLGTPGNQAFLIYLIQIAGIGLLGAVVGSAIGSSVQSLLPKLLQDFLMFEVTSDVSGRAFAEGVLTGLLVSVLFALPPLLSIRRVSPLLALRASYEPAQNGRDPWLYGVYVLIGLFIFGFTWWQLRSWQEALSFSGAILLAFLLLAGVAYATIWLTRRFFPVGWSFVWRQGLASLFRPNNQTMTLLIAVGLGTALITTLYFTQQLLLSQVAFTGKAGRPNMVLFDIQPTQREAVAALTRANGLPVLQEVPIVTMRLAEINGRSREALLADTTADVSEGSLNREYRVTYRDSLISSETLTDGVWQGTAPAGVLPAISIEEGFARRMGVELGDTVTFDVQGRRVETQVGSFREIDWNRVQTNFLVVFPTGVLEAAPQFFVLLTRLPQAGNSPAAAVAAPAVEKAAAFQRALVQQFPNVSVVDLTLILDTLSDVLDKIAFVIRFMAGFSILTGLIVLTGSVLVSRFQRLGESVLLRTLGANRRQILRITVVEYLMLGLLASLSGVGLSLLASWGLAYFVFEVPFVPDFWPVLATSAVITLLTIAIGLSGNRGILRRPPLEVLRVQ
- the msrA gene encoding peptide-methionine (S)-S-oxide reductase MsrA: MTKWALLTLLAGFLASCLGKVDSKPLYEENEPLSAQVDTATFGSGCFWCTEAVFQDLNGVEKVVSGYSGGHVPNPTYKQVCTGTTGHAEVTQIYYDPSKITYDELLEVFFKTHDPTTLNRQGNDVGPQYRSAIFYHTARQQELAEHYKKELDNVGAFDQPIVTEIVPFKEFYEAEDYHQNYFNLNGSQPYCQFVIKPKVEKFRKVFKDKLKKEVQ
- a CDS encoding rhodanese-like domain-containing protein, which codes for MYVSRTKSITASQLKERLERREAMQIIDVREPFEWEICHLEEAELIPMRRIPVNLERVATDKPVVLYCHQGLRSANIIRFMEDALGVDNLYTLVGGIDAWAKQVDHSMATY